catctcccttTCCAATCAACTTGATCGAGCTCTTCGGCCTTTTCTGGTCTCTCTCTCAACCACTTCATCCTTGGACCGCTCCTCGCGCGCTCGGATACCTTAAATCCGTAAATCTTGGGTTGGTACACTCTCCCAAGGGCCGGACGTTGGCCACCATGAGGGTTGGGGTTTGTGTATGTCACGCCACCAACAGGTGTGGCAGAAGGGGTCGGTGAAGGTCGGGTTGAAGATGTGTTCGTTCCCGCAGCAaccgaagaggaggaagaggaaggacaGAATGGGACAGAGTGGAGTTCGGGGTACGTCTGGAAGAATAACGGCGCGAAAGATGTACCGAAAAATGCGCCGTCGACATTTTGGTATTTACTGCTCGGAGGGGTATAAATGTCACCGCAGTTGGGGCAGTAAAGTTTGACGGTATCGATACCGGGCATGTCGGAGCGGCCGCATGGTAGGACGGGGGTAGCGTTGCAGAATACTCGGGGGCAGCCGCCAAAATGTCCCGCATCATATTTCTCAACCTTGTAGCAAAGTAAGCGCACTGGATgagaagggagaaaagCAGGCAAAGTACCATTGATGAAAGACCAGCCTTGGTCAAGATGAACCTCTGATGCACCATCCCATACAAAAGCTCCGCTGACGACTCGACGATGGACACGTCCGGGATCTTGGAtgaatcttcttctgcatCGTTCCCGTCAGGTCATATCTCTTAGACTGTGCAAGTCATGTTTAACCTACCAGGTTCAACGTCCAGAACCATATCCAACGCTTCTTTCCAGAAGGGCACCATAGATTGCAATCCCGTCAGATTGAAATCATCTTCGATAAATTCTTCATGGACTTCGCAAAAGTAGTCGTGACCTGTGAGGGATGTGTACCAATTCTATAAAGATTTAATATCAGTTAAGAAGGCACATAGTGCGAGGCGTAAACGTACGATCCATGTGAGGGTCGATGTTTGGGTAGAAGATGCAGTCTCCGATTCTATTATCACGTTAATCAGATGTTCTGTCTTTCATTCCTTCTACTTGTCCACTTACCATatatttcttcctcttcaagctcttcgGGATCGAGTTCGGGGTATTCAGGCTGGGCCATTGCTGCACTGGGGAGAGTGGGTGAGGGGAGAGCAGGAGATGGGGCGTGCGAACAAGCAACGGGAGATGGAGTCGGCAAAGGATCAACATTAAGCAAGAGAATAGAAGTGCGCCACGTGGATAACGCCGCCGTCTCGCCGTCTTTGCGCGTGGGACTATCTTGGTGAATAGGCGTGGGAGATACCAGGTGCTTGAAGGAAATGAAGGCGCGCGATGACGTGCAGGGAACGAAGGGTTGTTGTTGACGATCAGAGCTTGCGCGTGGAGGCGGGGCAAGTGACTTGCTGGGCCACTGGAACTGTGAATCACATTCATCTCTTCTACTCACACAGGTTTCACTGCAAGCTATACATAATGGATGAAGAGTACGACGTGAGTCCTATACTCGCTCGGCAAAGGTTGGAGCTGACATATACCCTCACAGGTTATCGTTCTTGTGCGTACGATCCATGGGCTCTTCTGTAGCTCCCAGAGGATACTGGAGCAACGCAACTAATGTAACCATCTAGGGTACCGGTCTCACTGAATGTATCCTTTCTGGCCTTCTCTCAGTAGACGGCCAGAAGGTCCTCCACATGGACAGGAACGACTATTACGGTGGAGACAGTGCGAGTCTCAGCTTGACCCAGGTGAGTCTTGTCACTATTCTCTACTACGCCGGAAGCTGCTGCTAACATGGCACTATACAGCTCTACCAGCAGTTCCGAGGCACACCTCCTCCAGAGAATCTCCAGCTAGGCCGCGACCGCGACTACGCTGTCGACCTCATCCCTAaattcatcctctcctctgGCGAGCTTACCCGAATGCTCGTCCATACCGACGTCACGCGTTACCTCGAATTCAAGGTCATCGCCGGCTCCTACGTCTACCGAGATGGAAGGATTTCGAAAGTGCCCAGTACCGAAATGGAGGCTGTGAAAAGTCCGTTAATGGGTTTGTTTGAAAagaggagggcgaggagCTTTTTCCAGTACTTGCAGAAttggaaggaggaggatcCTGCTACTCACCAGGGTGGGTCCATGAGATATTAGGTACTGCCGGGAATTTTCTAACATTTCACAGGCCTTGACATTAACAGGTGCTCGATGAAGGATGTCTACACCAAGTTTGGGCTTGAAGCTGGTACTCAAGACTTTATTGGTCACGCCATGGCCCTCTGGCTCGATGAGGAGTAAGTCTTTTGACTCTTGACAAACTACTGAGCAACCTCCTGATCTTTGTATAGCTATATCACCAAACCTGCCCGGCAGACCATTGACCGAATCATCCTCTACACCGCCTCCATGGCTCGCTATGGCAAATCCCCTTACATCTATCCCCTCTACGGCCTCGGCGAGCTTCCTCAGGCGTTCGCCCGTCTCTCAGCTATCTACGGTGGCACCTACATGCTCGACAAGAAGATTGACTCGATCAACATCGACCCCGAGACTGGGTATTTTACTGGTGTCACCTCGGAAGGAGAGACTGTCCGGGCTAAGAAGGTGATTGGAGACCCTAGCTACTTTGGCGCCGGGAAAGATGAGCCGGAAGGAGGCAAGATGAGGGTCATTGAAACCGGCAAAGTGATTAGAGCCATCTGTATTATGAAACACCCCATTCCGGGGACGGACAATGCAGACTCTGCTCAGATTATCATCCCTCAAAAGCAGGTCGGCAGGAAGAACGGTAAGTCCCTTCGCGCCATTCTTTTTTGTGTAAGACTAATCTGACTTTGCTACGGTCAGACATTTACATCGCTGCTGTTTCTTCTGCGCACAATGTCGCCGCTCCCAACGTCTGGATCGCGATCGTTTCCACTATCGTCGAAACTAGCGTCCCTGAGCGTGAGATCTTGCCGGGTCTTCAGCTCCTCGGTAACGTAGTTGACAAGTAAGTCACCCCCTTTATCCTTGCTCGGTCCGAGCTAAACcccctctccttccacaGGTTCATCTCCATCAACCCTCTTTACGCCCCCACCGCCGACGGTACGACGGACAACGTGTTCATCACCAAATCTTACGATGCCACTTCCCACTTCGAAACGGTGGTGGAGGATGTGTCGGATGTATGGCAGAGGGTGAAGGGGGAGAAGCTggttttgaagaagagagagacTCAAATTGAAGCGtaagaaagggaagatgtATGGGATGAAGGTCAGAAGCATGGAGGCACGGATCGTATGGAGGCGTGGGAGGATATACAATGTATTGGTTGGATAGCATTTTAACCCTTTGACGATATGATGTTCTAGACGACTCGCATCACAATATGTTTGAGGACAAGAAACTATAGCTGTACATacatcatctctttttgATTCCCAGATTCCGAtcgagagaaagaaaagcagATGAACCGAATTGTGAGCTCGAGTAAATTAAATGACAGCCAGCAAACCGCAGGGCTGACCACCACCGATAATCACATGTCTCTTAATGTATTTCTTGTAATACCATCAAATGAGTACCAATTATACCGCGCATTCCGTTACCCGTAATTATAAtatccttcctcatcaagaTTAAATAGCAATTGCACGTTGACACCGTCAGATAATGTTACCGCGTTCGTACCCTATTCATCACTGATTTTATTGGCCATAGCGCAGCAAAATACTATCTATTTATCCCCTGCACTTTCTATTGACATCCTGAACAGTTCTATAGTGAATTCAAACCCATATCCCAAAACCCAGACTCGAGTCTGACACACTCCTGCCAAATATTAGTAAGCTTCACGAGTCTCTCGGGAGATGGTGGGTCTTGAGCTACACGCCGTTCGAGGTTTTCTGTCATGACTTTTGTCAACTCTGGAAGTTCAGTTGGCCGTCTGAATGAACTCACCAATACCTCGATTCACTGCACCCAAAAAATCCTTCCCTCCATAATCTGACATCCACCTTCCATACAGATTCCCTTCCACCTTTGCTTCCCCTTTAACCAcctgcttcttcaaccACAATCCCACTTCGCCATAACCAACCAAACAAGATGCCACAGCCATGTAGAGATCAAGGATGTCTCCCTGGGTCCCGATGTCAATGACGTATCGCGCGTAGGCAGAGCAGTTGGCTGATTCGGGAGTTGCCTCGAGGTCGGCGAGGGAGACACCGAATTCTTGGCAATAGGCTACGTGCATGGTGGATTCTCGGGCGATGTGGAGGGATATTTCGGTGAACGCTTTGATATCTTCAAAGCTGTCGGCTTTGTAAGCACCGAGAGCGTGAGCACGCGCGTCTGTGAATGGAAGTCAGCCTATTTTCGAATCGAGACGGGGAGACAGCGTACAGTGTTTGAGGTAGTGATAATCTTGCTTGATGTAATGCTCAAAGCACTTCCTGGGTAGGGTACCCTTACCGAGTTGAACGACGAATGGATGTCGGACGTAGGATTTCCATAACGGAAGATCAGACTGAATAAGATGCGTAAGGAAGGGATGAGGATTGTGTTTTGTTGGACTACAGCGATATCAACGGTAAGGCACAGGATGGAACAAATGGGGACGTACAAAGGGAGAGCTCGGCGCATGGTGAGATGACCATGATTAAGAGGGCCATGACCGTGACCAAATGGGAAAGCGGTAGCGATAGCAGATTGGGTATAACCGATCGCTCTTTTGAAGATGGGTATCAAGGATTTCGCTAGAGATCTAAATGAGCGAATTCCAACACTTAAAGGAGCACTTACCATCTGCTGCGCCGGTTGAGACGGCATAAGAACAAGCGATAGCCGCACTGAGGGTACATCCGGTACCATGGGTACTCTGGCTGTGCACCTTATTTCCCACAAACATCGCCACAATCTCGCCTTCCTTTACTAACAAGTCAACGACAAGGTCTTTTTGAGGCTTGACATTCATGTTGAGTGAATCCTTGTATTCATTATACACTTCCACAGTgtcatcctcgtcatccCCCTCCTCCCAGACAACCTCGTACTTTCCGACATACTTAAGCACCTCTTCACGAGAAACAACCGCATGCCCACCTTTTAAAAGCACAGATAGAGATTTCGTCCTCTCGTTGGTCTTCTTTGCGAGCTCAATCATATCGTCCAAGTTCTTGACTTCATGACCCCATCCGGAAAGCTTCTTAGCTTCTGGAATATTAGGCGTAAGATAGTCAACGTGAGGATAAAGCTCGTAGAGCGCCTCCATAGCATCTTCCGGTAAAAGAGTGTGACCACTGGTAGAGATCATGACAGGGTCAAGAACAATTGTTGTATTGAGCTTGGAAACTTCTCGAGCGACAGCGCGGATGGTAGAGGCGCAAGTGAGCATGCCGAGCTTGATGGCTTTGGGGAGTTCATCTGAAATGACAGACTGGAGTTGCTGGATGACAAAGTCGGTCGGTACGACATGGACGGCCTGGACACCAAGTGTGTTTTGCGCAGTAAGGCCAGTTAATACGGATGAACCGTAACATCCAAAGGCTTCGATCGTTTTGAGGTCGGCCTGGACATACGTCAACTTCTATCAGTTCGAGGCGTGGACACCTACCTGAATACCAGCACCACCCCCTGAGTCGCTCCCTATTAAGTCAATGTTAGTCTGCCAATCCCATTGACAAGGGTGAAAACTCACCAGCGATGGTCATGACATGAGGCCTGGTACGGGGCTCCAATGACGGTTCATTTCCGCTTGCCATTCTGTCTACGTCAAAGAGGAGTGTTGCCCTTTAAGCAATATATTTGCTCTGTGCTTTGCTTATTCTCCAACTGACGGGGGTCTCGGCATCTGCCCTACTAAAAATACTActaatatatatatatatggGCCCAGCGAAATAGGGGCCGTTTGGGATCAGTTACGTAATGTTTTGACTCATAGTTCCTGAGCCTTCATATCGGCCGCCAACGAAATTAACGCAACAGCGAGTTTCAGGTCATATATCTGCTGTTCAttcccctccttcattCGTTGTTGCTGTTAGTTGTACCACTGCAAGATTGTGATCGCTGCATCCATATTTTCAAAGCCCCAATGCATCTATGATAAATTATAAGGATGAAATACCTGTCCATGTGCTACAAGAAAACTCTAGAAGAGTAAGCCCTTGACCTGGGCAATCTTTGCTACATTAGTATTCTTTATGACAAAGATCCAAATCAACGACAGGGCCATCACTGCAGTACCCGCAATCAGCATCTTTTCCTGCGCCTCAGCATAGGCCTCAATAATACCGGTTCGGGTAGCGCTGCCGATAGGAAAGCTCAACTGGGTGTCAAGATCCTCATAGATGGTGTCCAAATCGGGCAAAGCTTCGGCAGGAAGGTACTTGGCGAGAGCGTTGGGGAAGGTGTGAGTCCAGATGGCACCAGATATGGAGTTACCGACGGCACCACCAATGTAACCGAAAAGACCGAGGAAGGCAAGGACAGCGGCGGCGTCGTTGTGGCTGGCAGAAGCAAGGACGGAGACCTGCTCACAAATAGTGATGGTACCACCTCCGAAGGCGACGAGAATTTGGCAGAAGATGATCCAACCAAAGTGTCCTCCAGGCTTTCGGAAATAGATCATAAGGCCTTCACCAAGAAGGTAGAGGGGGACAGAGAACATCAGGAGCCACCTAAAGTAACCAGTCTTTCGGATGGCATAACCGACAGCGAGTAACCAGACACCAGAGACAATGTCAAAGATACTGGAGATGTAACCGGCGACAGAGATGGAGGTACCAAAAACGACCTGGAGGTAAGAGGTGAAGTAGTCGTACCAACAGTAGTAAGCGACTTGATAGGTGAAGTCGAGCAGACCGGCGCCGATGACCCCTCGAGATAGGACAACTCGGTAAGGAATGAAAGGCCTAGGGGCGGCGAACCGTTCGGCGAGAACGAAAAGGATCAAAAGAACTAGGCCGACGACAAGCATAGCAATAATGTAATCCTGACGCCATTCGTCggcagcagaagaagcgatagagaaagggagaaggaagaggacgagaCCGGCagcgaggaggaagacaCCGAGGACTAGAGCGAGGACGTCAGACATTTAGtctgaaaagaagagaaatgCTTACCATCGAATTCGACAATGTAGTACCAAACAGACTGCCAGAAAGTTCTTCCACTGGACACCTTGACTATTAGACCTGCCTTTTGAGCTTTCCTCTTGTTGAGGAACAAGACTAAGAACAAGGGCATAGCGACAACAGGAAGAACGATGGCAAAAGTACCGAAACCCCATCGCCAGTTGCTCTCGTAAAAGTGCTCAGACGCGGCGGAACCAGCAAAGGCGGTGATGATGtaaggagaagaagtgaaG
The DNA window shown above is from Cryptococcus decagattii chromosome 9, complete sequence and carries:
- a CDS encoding phosphomethylpyrimidine kinase, which gives rise to MASGNEPSLEPRTRPHVMTIAGSDSGGGAGIQADLKTIEAFGCYGSSVLTGLTAQNTLGVQAVHVVPTDFVIQQLQSVISDELPKAIKLGMLTCASTIRAVAREVSKLNTTIVLDPVMISTSGHTLLPEDAMEALYELYPHVDYLTPNIPEAKKLSGWGHEVKNLDDMIELAKKTNERTKSLSVLLKGGHAVVSREEVLKYVGKYEVVWEEGDDEDDTVEVYNEYKDSLNMNVKPQKDLVVDLLVKEGEIVAMFVGNKVHSQSTHGTGCTLSAAIACSYAVSTGAADAKSLIPIFKRAIGYTQSAIATAFPFGHGHGPLNHGHLTMRRALPFPTKHNPHPFLTHLIQSDLPLWKSYVRHPFVVQLGKGTLPRKCFEHYIKQDYHYLKHYARAHALGAYKADSFEDIKAFTEISLHIARESTMHVAYCQEFGVSLADLEATPESANCSAYARYVIDIGTQGDILDLYMAVASCLVGYGEVGLWLKKQVVKGEAKVEGNLYGRWMSDYGGKDFLGAVNRGIENLERRVAQDPPSPERLVKLTNIWQECVRLESGFWDMGLNSL